The sequence below is a genomic window from Bacteroidales bacterium MB20-C3-3.
ATATTTAACCAGCCCTTTTCTTGTACCAAACCATATGTCTCCGTGCTTGTCTTCAAATATACAGTTGACAAGATTATGGGGCAGGCCCTCTTCTGTTGTGATAGTTGTGAAGAAATTACCATCATATCTTGTAACCCCGCCATCATAAGTGCTAATCCATAAATTATTGTGAGAATCAATAAACAGGGCATTAATAATACTTACCGGTAACCCCTCTCTATCAGTAAAGTGATAGAAAAATTTTCCATCATATCTGGAGAGGCCTCTGTCTGTTCCAACCCAGATATTCCCTGTTGAGTCCTGGACCAAGGCCCTTATTTGATCGTGTAAAAGGCCCTGCATTTTATAGAAGTAGAAGAAACTTCCCGGGTTAATCTCTTTATAAAGAGGCTCTTTAACTAAGACCTGTTCAGGAGTGCCGGCAATCTGATGTTTCTCTGAAAATTCAAAAGAATTGGGAATTGTTGTCTCTCCCTCCCCAATTACTCTTGTCGTTGTTGACATCCTGCTTATTTTCAGAGATAGTGGGATATTGCTCTGATTGGTTGTCATAGCAACAGCCGGCATCTTTTTCACATCAAAACCGGTTGGATTTTTGATAAATGTAGTGTCAGCGGGTAAGATTGAGTCAGGTGGTACAATGTACCCTTTGGTTCTTAACAGAGAAGGCAGGGAGCTATTTATAACCTCATTATTGCCCTCTCTGTTGCAAGAGAAAAGAATGGTGCTTAGAACAATTATTATTATTGAAGTATAAAGTCTCATTGTACAAAAAAGCTCTTTGTCACCTTTGTTTTAAAGGAAGAGTAATAATAAATTCAGTCCCTTTTCCAACCTCCGAAAGTACATCTATTCTTCCTTTATGGGCTTCAATCAACTCTTTACAAATAACAAGCCCAAGTCCGGTACTTGGTTCTCCATCTGTTCCTGATCTTCCGTTCTTGCTGTCAAGCTTAAAGAGAGATGATCTCATCTTCTCATCCATCCCAATTCCATTGTCCTTGAAACTTATCATGATTTCATCTTTCCCGGAGAGATTTGCACCAATTATTATTGTTCCACCCTTTCCTGTAAACTTAACAGCATTTGATATTATGTTTCTTATTACAATCTGAAGCATACTGTCGTCTGCTTCAAAATTATACTCTTCCGAGATATCAACTTTTATACGGATATTTTTCTTGGTGGCAGATTCAATTATCAGCCCCAGATTATCCTCAACACTTGCTTTTAAATTGACCAATGTTGGACTAAAAGGTATTGATTGTCTCTGGAGTCTTGACCATTGTAAAAGATTCTCCAGTAAATTAAACAGGTTTTTTGCCGAGATATTCATATTCTCAGCAAAAGACTTAAGTTCTTCATCAGTAAATGTTGCAACCTCTTCTGCCATTATTTCGGTGAGCCCAAGAAAACTGCTGAACGGACCGCGAAGGTCATGAGCAATTATGGAGAATAGTTTGTCCTTCTCCATATTTGATACCTCCAGCTCATTATTCTTAAGTAGTAATGCCTCTGTCTGCTCCCTGACTTTGCCCTCAAGAAGTTCTTTGTCTTTTTTTAGAATTCGCTCTCTGTACCTTATATAAAAATATATTAGAGCAACTAAGGTTAATACGATAAATATGTAAAACCACAATGTTTGCCACCAAGGGGGTCTGATTGAAAATTTATAATCAATTTCATTACTCCTTACACCATCACTTGAAATAGCACGGACCTTGAATGAATAGTTTCCGGGAGAGAGATTGCCATATGGGATTTCTGTGATAGTTACTGGAGGATTCCAGTGTTTGTCAAGTCCTTCAAGTATATATTCATACGTTACCTTTTTAATCTCGTTTTGAGTAACTGCAATAAATTTAAATGTAATATAGTTGTGTAAATATGGTAAACTAAGGTTCTCAGGAACATTATTCCATTTTGAGACCCCCGTAAATTTTATGTTTTTAAGCTTTACTCCGTTGTAAAGCCTGATTGTTGTATCCTGCCTCTCTTCAAGTATGGTCCATGGGATCTCTTCATTATACATCATCAGATTGGTCAGTTGAAGAGTAAATGGAGCATTATTATGAAGCTCCCTTTCCCCAAGGAATTGAGTCAATCGGTCATTAGTGCCGAATAGTAACTTGCCCCCGTCAATCTCTTCAATAGCACCCAGGTTACAACCCATTCCGGTAAAACCCTCTTCAAAATTATAGCTCTTTATTGAATATGTTGAGTCCCGAAAAATTTGGTTTACCCCAAAGCGCGTTCCGGCCCAGAGCCTTCCGTAAGAATCCTCTAATAAAGACAAAACATGGTCATTATTTAACCCGTTTAAAGAATTATACCTTGTAAAAGTCTTGTGGTTATAGCATACCAGACCTTCACCTGCTGTTCCGAACCATACATTCCCCTCTTTGTCCTCTTCTATGCTATACACGGTGTTGCTAAAGAAACCCTCTTTAGTCGTGAAATGAGTGAACTGAGAACCATTGAGAGAGGTGATACCACCGCCATCTGTGCCAAACCAAATCGTACCTTTGCTATCCTCGAAAATAGCAAGTATATTATTGCTGCTTATACCGGACTCAATTGAATAATTTGTAAAATTAGTACCATCAAACTTAGAGACACCTCCTCCATATGTCCCAATCCATATTATCCCTTTACTATCTTCGTAAATATCTCTTATTGTGTTGTCACTTAGACCCTGATCAGTTGTATATGTGTAAAGTTTATTTCCTTCGTAGCAAGAGATTCCGCCACCATCAGTTCCAAACCAGATATTTCCTTTTTTGTCCTCTATAATGCTGTATATCCGGGATGCATTAAGACCTTGCTCAACTCCAAAATATGACATATATTTTCCTGTTGTTCCAGAGACCTTCTCCTCTTTCATTATTGTTACATGGCCGCCAAATGTCCCCATCCACACTCTTCCCAGCCTGTCCTTCATTATGCTCATAACCCTGCTGTTGCTAAGCCCCTCCTCTTCTGTAAGATGGGTAAAGATATCCCCGTTGTATCTTACCAGTCCGGCTGTTCTTGTACCCATCCATATATTTCCTGATCT
It includes:
- a CDS encoding two-component regulator propeller domain-containing protein → MFYSAFRNNSRELLLILNLFLLLTSCKQEINRSQISEQPTSITVTGRLLKQTDLKPPVTVNASSPTVASATIGNWKLSPVSVTQAKDPVIITLDQSKIFTPGDGNTLIPSVIKYRERSVSAHPPVRIEVKDAYVRDKNPYNFSSIGKLQGLRHDQIRAIDQDNTGNLWLGTDDGLTKFDGKYLSHYTTNQGLTNNLILSVYHDSKGNIWAGTFRGGAVKLDGDNFTIFSKEDGLPSDIVNWITEDSSGNIWMATGGGVVKYDGKNLTVYTQDNGLCNNDTRYLLFDKYGKLWITTNIGGISIFDGVSFTNYTVKEGLPQNEATSLATDSKGNVWIGLSSKGIIKYDGYNYYHYGSEQGLIDGSIRSIMEDYTGNIWIGTTTSGLFRFDGISFTNFNINEGLGSEYVRCLMEDRSGNIWMGTRTAGLVRYNGDIFTHLTEEEGLSNSRVMSIMKDRLGRVWMGTFGGHVTIMKEEKVSGTTGKYMSYFGVEQGLNASRIYSIIEDKKGNIWFGTDGGGISCYEGNKLYTYTTDQGLSDNTIRDIYEDSKGIIWIGTYGGGVSKFDGTNFTNYSIESGISSNNILAIFEDSKGTIWFGTDGGGITSLNGSQFTHFTTKEGFFSNTVYSIEEDKEGNVWFGTAGEGLVCYNHKTFTRYNSLNGLNNDHVLSLLEDSYGRLWAGTRFGVNQIFRDSTYSIKSYNFEEGFTGMGCNLGAIEEIDGGKLLFGTNDRLTQFLGERELHNNAPFTLQLTNLMMYNEEIPWTILEERQDTTIRLYNGVKLKNIKFTGVSKWNNVPENLSLPYLHNYITFKFIAVTQNEIKKVTYEYILEGLDKHWNPPVTITEIPYGNLSPGNYSFKVRAISSDGVRSNEIDYKFSIRPPWWQTLWFYIFIVLTLVALIYFYIRYRERILKKDKELLEGKVREQTEALLLKNNELEVSNMEKDKLFSIIAHDLRGPFSSFLGLTEIMAEEVATFTDEELKSFAENMNISAKNLFNLLENLLQWSRLQRQSIPFSPTLVNLKASVEDNLGLIIESATKKNIRIKVDISEEYNFEADDSMLQIVIRNIISNAVKFTGKGGTIIIGANLSGKDEIMISFKDNGIGMDEKMRSSLFKLDSKNGRSGTDGEPSTGLGLVICKELIEAHKGRIDVLSEVGKGTEFIITLPLKQR